In Aquiflexum balticum DSM 16537, a single genomic region encodes these proteins:
- a CDS encoding S9 family peptidase has translation MSSNGKWAVYAMMSVEGDGEVIVQKTDEPQTKKSFPIGSTTFPSIAFSENGRWLAFKQYPKESEKKANSKNGSKGLKEKLILLDLDNDFKQTVFENVNSFSFNGKNSTHLGINLGNGVANGDAKGSDFLLVHLNSDKKQNIGNVLEFAFNKTGDYLAYSIDAANQSGNGAYLLQLVTGKTEILDSDTATYKSINWTEKGEAFALLKLVKDKSFKQDHGKLLAIKNLSDPQLTIYDPKKDSINFPKDYTISPNRKPMWSEDLTRLFFGIHPLVPEKKQNKIATQQTLRNVNKDSLERVNLEKIKSDSTIKSLADLQKAIAKIDSTKPKASPEKKDKTKPDMTIWHWQDSRLQSRQQVLENQDKNYSLWSMYDTRTGKHTTLQDSSMRELTIMTKEKFGLGVDFQEYELDINLDGQNYRDIYSVNLQTGERKLLFKKFYLPSFSSFPRISTDGDKLLYAKDGHFYVYNLETGIEKNLTENINTSFVNLEDDHNVEKPMINPLGWSSDSKFVLLRDGWDVWQVPVGDKGKPINLTQNGRSEKIRYQMRFTLDPEEKGIDLSKPIFIRKYGEFSKKSGISKISPGKSGLIPGAKSLIWEDANINRLSKAKNAEVYYLSKEKFNEPTEIYITDADLTDPKKITQNAPDAPKFKWSSGVRLVDYISDKGDTLQAALFLPAGFVEGKKYPTIVYYYEKLSQTLHNYSTPGFSGTGWNPNVYTSNGYAVLIPDIVYKLDDPGMSAVWCVLPAVKEAIKTGIIDEKNMGLHGHSWGGYQTSFLITQTDMFKAAAAGAPLTNMISMYDLIYWNSGGGNMSIFEASQGRFRGAPWENWDAYQRNSPVYHVKNVNTPLLLLHNDKDGAVDFTQGIEYYNALRRLKKPVIMVQYKGENHGLSKLENRKDYSVRMMEFFDHHLKGEEAANWISSGVSKLKLDEHLETRLFDTNN, from the coding sequence ATGTCCTCTAATGGAAAATGGGCGGTCTATGCAATGATGTCTGTAGAGGGTGATGGAGAAGTTATTGTCCAAAAAACTGACGAACCTCAAACAAAAAAATCCTTCCCGATCGGTTCTACGACTTTTCCAAGTATTGCATTTTCAGAAAACGGAAGATGGCTTGCGTTCAAGCAATACCCTAAGGAATCAGAAAAAAAGGCCAATTCAAAAAACGGCAGTAAAGGATTAAAAGAAAAACTGATTTTATTGGATTTGGATAATGATTTCAAACAGACTGTTTTTGAGAATGTGAATTCATTTTCCTTTAACGGAAAAAATTCCACACATCTGGGCATAAATCTGGGTAATGGAGTAGCCAATGGTGATGCCAAAGGCTCGGATTTTTTGTTGGTCCATCTCAATTCTGATAAAAAACAAAATATAGGTAATGTCCTTGAATTTGCTTTTAATAAAACTGGAGATTATCTCGCTTACTCTATAGATGCAGCAAATCAATCAGGAAATGGCGCTTACCTGCTTCAGCTGGTAACCGGCAAAACAGAAATTCTTGACAGCGATACAGCTACCTACAAATCAATTAATTGGACCGAAAAGGGAGAAGCATTTGCGTTGCTCAAATTGGTGAAAGACAAGTCCTTCAAGCAAGACCATGGTAAATTATTGGCAATAAAAAATCTTTCAGATCCACAGTTGACAATATATGATCCCAAAAAGGATTCAATCAATTTTCCAAAAGATTATACCATTAGCCCCAATAGAAAACCTATGTGGTCAGAAGACTTGACCAGGCTGTTTTTTGGTATCCATCCACTTGTCCCTGAAAAAAAGCAAAACAAGATAGCTACCCAGCAGACTCTAAGAAATGTCAATAAGGACTCTCTGGAACGAGTCAATCTTGAAAAAATAAAGTCAGATTCAACAATAAAATCATTGGCTGACCTTCAAAAAGCAATCGCAAAAATTGACAGCACGAAACCCAAAGCTTCCCCGGAAAAGAAAGATAAAACAAAACCTGATATGACAATCTGGCACTGGCAGGACAGCAGGTTACAATCCAGACAGCAGGTTTTGGAAAACCAGGATAAAAACTACAGCCTATGGTCCATGTATGATACCAGAACCGGCAAGCACACCACTCTCCAGGACAGCTCCATGCGGGAATTAACCATTATGACAAAAGAAAAATTTGGTTTGGGTGTCGATTTCCAGGAGTACGAATTGGATATCAATTTAGATGGTCAAAATTACAGGGACATCTATTCAGTAAATCTTCAGACCGGAGAAAGAAAATTACTGTTCAAAAAGTTTTATTTACCCTCCTTCTCCTCTTTTCCAAGAATTTCGACAGATGGCGACAAACTCCTTTATGCAAAAGACGGCCACTTTTATGTTTATAATCTGGAAACCGGAATTGAGAAAAACCTAACTGAAAACATCAATACCTCCTTTGTAAATTTGGAAGACGACCATAATGTTGAAAAGCCTATGATAAATCCCTTGGGCTGGAGCAGTGACAGCAAATTTGTCTTACTTAGGGATGGTTGGGATGTTTGGCAGGTACCCGTTGGTGATAAAGGCAAGCCAATTAATCTTACTCAAAATGGCAGATCTGAAAAAATCAGATATCAAATGAGGTTTACTTTGGATCCGGAGGAAAAAGGCATTGATCTCTCCAAACCCATATTTATTAGAAAGTATGGTGAATTTTCAAAGAAAAGCGGTATTTCAAAAATCTCACCTGGAAAATCAGGTTTGATTCCGGGAGCCAAATCATTGATTTGGGAAGATGCCAACATCAACAGACTTAGTAAAGCAAAAAATGCTGAGGTTTATTATCTCTCTAAGGAAAAATTCAACGAACCTACAGAAATCTACATCACAGATGCAGATTTGACAGATCCGAAAAAAATTACCCAGAATGCCCCCGATGCCCCCAAATTCAAATGGTCTTCCGGAGTTAGATTGGTTGATTATATTTCAGATAAAGGAGATACTTTACAGGCGGCCCTTTTTTTACCGGCAGGTTTTGTGGAGGGAAAAAAATATCCGACTATAGTTTACTATTATGAAAAACTTTCCCAGACTCTTCATAATTATTCCACTCCTGGATTTAGCGGTACCGGTTGGAATCCTAATGTGTATACCAGTAATGGTTATGCCGTTTTGATACCTGATATTGTTTATAAGTTAGATGACCCTGGAATGTCCGCAGTTTGGTGTGTACTTCCTGCGGTAAAAGAGGCTATCAAAACAGGAATTATAGATGAAAAAAACATGGGGCTTCACGGGCACTCATGGGGAGGCTATCAAACATCCTTTTTGATTACCCAGACAGACATGTTCAAAGCGGCAGCTGCAGGTGCACCATTAACCAATATGATTTCTATGTATGATTTGATCTACTGGAATTCCGGAGGAGGAAATATGTCGATTTTTGAAGCATCTCAAGGAAGGTTTAGGGGTGCACCTTGGGAAAACTGGGATGCATACCAAAGGAATTCGCCCGTGTACCATGTCAAAAATGTAAATACTCCATTATTGCTGCTACACAATGACAAGGATGGGGCTGTGGATTTTACTCAGGGTATAGAATATTACAACGCCCTGAGAAGACTCAAAAAACCAGTGATTATGGTTCAGTACAAAGGTGAAAATCACGGGCTTTCAAAACTTGAAAACCGAAAAGATTACAGTGTCAGGATGATGGAGTTCTTTGATCATCACTTGAAAGGTGAGGAAGCCGCCAACTGGATATCATCCGGAGTATCAAAATTGAAATTGGACGAACATCTTGAAACAAGGTTGTTTGATACAAATAACTAA
- a CDS encoding PAS domain S-box protein, with product MSIEEKFDPESFFDQLKDPVMVISIDGVVFFNEFLKTNFFKNLFHWKEVIRETQSHKMLDGFFKFGQLPNYEIYSELNHFNGGKVKYLWNFIAYPNRKDRLICVGKVNKFVPFLESLTKSNISKDQPLRRLRDLHLVDSILQHSHGLLAILDKDGVFKFISSSIITKLGIRPKEVIGKNYQEFVNKGVISIESGDLEKVFKTKRKVKISFWINLPDQDKVLIESHCKNLLNDPLVEGILFSAQDNTEYYRAKKSLQKRYELENLINRISAKFVNAEYDSADSVFNLSLKMLGEFEKADRTYIFLVHDELNQIDNVYEWTGPGIEPQIGHLQNITFQEDDLTIEALRKGNILVVPDVDLMPEKFARERDVYKQQGIKSFVLIPIFSENKLIGFFGLDAVNGKRAWHEKDEYVLRQLGDVYAGSFINRAIKKSLDRNEKLLASTEILAKSGSWRYSNSKKRIIFSEGLKRIFELDEDLYSATFTQFLKKISKNDRFGFLSNLNQALTSLSSSNGAFSIFTSDGKEKYISYSIQVKKSTEKTGEVEVYGYCTDNTHKRDAENYLKLQSQILAQVNDPIFVTDNQFNIIYINKAGLKECFIEEGEKFEGKITDLFTFDFLGGPNLEELLKDLRPEDSFRRQLDLKSRMGAVDPYEVSVQHFLNDEKDEIGFSFVIRNLSLFVRQEAIAKKAQMIVENSPAVLFTIDPNNNFRILYISENIRQFGYSSAKLIESKKSMLELIHPDDVDDLLLYHSRNKDIHGIPASSGEYRLKKADGTYRWVEDKTSEVYDSKGKIMVHEGIIQDITERKKNREEILRSQERYRVLAANIPGTSIFLIDRDLRYIVAQGTNFADWGMNASDFEGKTLAEVHRKNLNEIQPAVTKALLKNEIVQKHLIFRRRVYEITVRPIEYEGEVEYALGILRDINEEFQAKEDLKKNEEKYRRLVEESTEIIFSLNMDLTMIYISPNVKQFLGYSSDQVIGKRLTDFLHPDDLEFLNGQNQVDSNFFVSNQYLEFKLRHLNGDYRIFSSNGKIVSDTEGKLQYYTGIARDITRLKEAQNELYLAKEKAEQASNIKSQFLSIMSHEIRTPMNAVIGMAHLLIEDNPREDQLENLRTLQFSAENLLGLINDILDYSKIDSGKVELEKVSFELNNVFNRILHSYSYQAREKSLEIIFETDPSIPKNLIGDPVRLGQIVNNLVSNAVKFTEEGSVKIKLTNQKDEEDHISIQFDFEDSGIGIPEDKLQIIFEAFTQASAATTRKYGGTGLGLAIVKRLVELFGSEIKAIRRPEGGTRFTFVIRFEKPKASDIRFPKENIDGYKILQNASILVAEDNLVNQIMIKKFLSKWGVKEVVIANDGNEAIKAFEEQDFNMILLDLQMPEKDGFQVAEFIRNSANPQKKSIPIIALTASSLIEVKEHLEKVGMNDYIPKPFNPDNLYAKILKYLEP from the coding sequence ATGAGTATTGAAGAAAAATTTGACCCAGAATCATTTTTTGATCAATTAAAGGATCCAGTGATGGTTATTTCCATTGATGGGGTTGTTTTTTTCAATGAATTTCTTAAAACTAATTTCTTTAAAAATCTTTTCCATTGGAAAGAGGTAATCAGGGAAACCCAATCCCACAAAATGCTTGATGGATTTTTTAAATTCGGACAGCTTCCCAACTATGAGATTTATTCAGAACTGAATCATTTCAATGGTGGTAAAGTCAAATATCTTTGGAATTTTATTGCGTATCCAAACAGAAAGGACAGATTGATTTGTGTTGGTAAGGTCAATAAATTTGTCCCTTTTTTGGAATCTCTTACCAAAAGTAACATCAGTAAAGACCAACCCTTAAGGAGATTACGTGATTTACATTTAGTGGACAGTATCCTTCAGCATAGCCATGGGCTGCTTGCCATATTGGATAAGGACGGGGTCTTTAAATTTATCAGTTCCTCAATAATCACAAAGCTTGGAATCAGACCCAAAGAAGTAATCGGAAAAAATTATCAGGAATTTGTCAACAAAGGGGTCATTAGCATTGAAAGTGGTGATTTGGAAAAGGTTTTTAAAACCAAAAGAAAGGTAAAAATCAGTTTTTGGATAAATCTTCCTGATCAGGATAAAGTTTTAATTGAAAGTCATTGCAAAAATCTATTGAATGACCCCCTTGTGGAGGGCATACTTTTCAGTGCCCAAGACAATACCGAATACTACAGGGCAAAAAAATCTCTGCAAAAAAGGTATGAACTGGAAAATTTGATCAATAGGATTTCAGCCAAGTTTGTCAATGCGGAATATGATAGCGCAGACAGTGTCTTCAATTTATCGCTCAAAATGCTTGGGGAATTTGAAAAGGCAGATAGGACCTATATTTTTTTGGTTCATGATGAATTGAATCAAATAGATAATGTCTATGAATGGACTGGTCCTGGTATAGAGCCCCAGATCGGGCATTTACAAAATATAACGTTCCAAGAGGATGATCTGACTATTGAAGCATTGAGAAAGGGAAATATCCTGGTCGTACCTGATGTGGATTTAATGCCTGAAAAATTTGCCCGTGAAAGGGACGTTTATAAACAACAGGGAATAAAATCCTTTGTTTTGATTCCGATTTTTTCTGAAAATAAATTGATAGGATTTTTCGGCTTGGATGCTGTTAACGGAAAAAGAGCCTGGCATGAAAAGGATGAATATGTGCTCAGGCAGTTGGGTGATGTCTATGCAGGGAGTTTTATCAACAGGGCTATCAAAAAGAGCTTGGACAGAAATGAAAAACTTTTGGCATCTACTGAAATACTGGCAAAATCCGGATCTTGGCGGTATAGCAATTCAAAGAAACGGATTATTTTTTCTGAAGGATTGAAGCGGATTTTCGAATTGGACGAAGATCTTTATTCGGCTACTTTTACTCAGTTTTTAAAAAAAATTTCCAAGAATGACAGATTTGGATTTTTATCAAATCTCAATCAAGCATTAACAAGCCTCAGTTCTTCAAATGGAGCTTTCAGCATTTTTACCTCAGATGGTAAAGAAAAATACATCAGCTACAGTATTCAGGTAAAAAAGTCTACTGAAAAGACAGGTGAGGTTGAGGTATATGGGTATTGTACGGACAATACCCACAAAAGAGATGCTGAAAATTACCTCAAGCTTCAATCCCAGATTCTTGCTCAGGTCAATGATCCTATTTTTGTTACTGATAATCAGTTTAATATTATTTATATCAATAAAGCAGGTCTAAAAGAATGTTTTATTGAGGAAGGAGAAAAATTTGAAGGTAAAATAACTGACTTGTTTACGTTTGATTTTCTGGGAGGGCCAAATCTTGAAGAGTTGCTGAAAGACCTGAGGCCTGAAGATAGTTTTAGAAGGCAATTGGATTTGAAATCCAGGATGGGGGCGGTGGATCCTTATGAGGTTTCGGTCCAACATTTTTTGAATGATGAAAAAGACGAGATTGGGTTTTCTTTTGTAATCAGAAACCTTTCCTTATTTGTCAGGCAGGAAGCAATAGCAAAAAAAGCGCAAATGATTGTGGAAAATAGTCCTGCAGTATTGTTTACCATAGACCCCAATAACAATTTCAGGATATTATATATTTCAGAAAATATCAGACAGTTTGGATATAGCTCAGCCAAATTGATAGAATCCAAAAAGAGCATGCTAGAACTGATTCATCCTGATGATGTGGATGATTTACTTCTCTATCATTCAAGGAACAAGGATATCCATGGAATTCCGGCTTCTTCAGGAGAATATAGACTCAAAAAGGCAGATGGGACTTATAGATGGGTGGAAGACAAAACCAGTGAGGTCTATGATTCCAAAGGTAAAATAATGGTTCATGAGGGGATAATTCAGGATATTACAGAGAGGAAGAAAAATAGAGAGGAAATTCTAAGAAGCCAGGAAAGATACCGTGTGTTGGCAGCAAATATTCCTGGAACAAGTATCTTTCTGATTGATAGGGACTTGAGATATATCGTTGCACAGGGAACTAATTTTGCTGATTGGGGAATGAACGCGTCGGATTTTGAGGGTAAGACATTGGCAGAAGTTCACCGAAAAAATCTAAACGAAATCCAGCCTGCAGTAACCAAGGCCTTGTTAAAAAATGAGATAGTCCAAAAACATCTTATTTTTAGACGTCGGGTCTATGAAATCACAGTTAGACCAATTGAATATGAGGGTGAGGTGGAATATGCCCTGGGAATTTTAAGGGATATCAATGAGGAATTTCAGGCTAAGGAAGATTTAAAAAAGAATGAAGAAAAATATCGGAGATTGGTAGAAGAATCAACCGAAATCATTTTTTCGCTGAACATGGATTTGACCATGATTTACATTTCTCCCAATGTCAAACAATTTTTGGGTTACTCTTCAGATCAGGTGATAGGAAAGAGACTGACTGATTTTCTACATCCAGATGATTTAGAATTTCTAAATGGGCAAAATCAGGTAGACTCCAATTTCTTCGTTTCTAATCAATACCTTGAATTCAAATTAAGGCATCTTAATGGAGATTACCGGATTTTCAGTTCAAACGGAAAAATTGTTTCCGATACAGAAGGTAAGTTGCAGTATTATACAGGTATAGCAAGAGATATTACCAGATTGAAAGAAGCTCAAAATGAGCTCTACCTGGCAAAGGAAAAAGCAGAACAGGCTTCAAATATCAAATCCCAGTTTCTTTCAATCATGAGCCATGAAATAAGAACTCCGATGAATGCAGTTATCGGCATGGCTCATTTGTTGATTGAAGACAATCCAAGAGAAGATCAACTTGAAAATCTGAGAACCTTACAGTTTTCTGCCGAAAACCTCCTTGGTTTGATCAATGATATATTGGATTACAGCAAAATTGATTCGGGGAAAGTAGAGCTTGAAAAAGTCAGTTTTGAGTTGAATAATGTTTTTAATCGAATATTGCATTCATATTCTTACCAGGCAAGGGAAAAATCACTCGAAATTATCTTTGAAACTGACCCAAGTATTCCCAAAAATCTGATTGGTGATCCAGTAAGATTGGGACAGATTGTCAATAATCTTGTTTCCAACGCAGTGAAATTCACAGAGGAGGGTTCTGTCAAAATCAAATTGACCAACCAAAAAGATGAAGAAGACCATATTTCCATACAGTTTGATTTTGAAGATTCAGGAATAGGAATACCGGAAGACAAGCTGCAAATTATTTTTGAGGCATTTACGCAGGCAAGTGCAGCCACCACAAGAAAATATGGGGGAACAGGTTTAGGACTCGCTATTGTCAAAAGGTTGGTGGAGTTATTCGGTTCCGAAATCAAGGCCATAAGAAGACCTGAAGGCGGTACCCGGTTCACTTTTGTGATCAGATTTGAAAAACCAAAAGCCAGTGATATCCGGTTTCCCAAAGAAAATATTGATGGGTATAAAATATTGCAAAACGCCAGTATTCTGGTGGCGGAGGATAACCTCGTCAACCAGATTATGATTAAAAAATTCCTTAGCAAGTGGGGAGTAAAAGAAGTCGTGATCGCAAATGACGGTAATGAAGCAATCAAAGCTTTTGAAGAACAGGATTTCAATATGATCCTTTTGGATTTGCAGATGCCAGAAAAGGATGGTTTTCAGGTAGCTGAATTCATTAGAAATTCAGCAAATCCACAAAAGAAAAGTATTCCAATAATTGCACTTACGGCATCTTCTTTGATAGAAGTAAAAGAACATCTCGAAAAAGTCGGAATGAATGATTATATACCAAAACCGTTCAACCCGGATAACCTTTATGCCAAAATACTCAAATACCTTGAACCATAA
- a CDS encoding RidA family protein — protein sequence MKHLLSFSFLLILISCGQPSNKQSIETSIADTWDAETRIIELGINLSQPSSPVANYVNVVRTGNLLFLSGKGPDLPEGGYVTGKVGQDLTIDEGREAARWVAISQLAVLKAELGDLNKVKRIVKVLGMVNCGPDFTNQPQVINGFSDLMVEVFGEKGKHARSAVGMNALPSNIAVEVELIVEVED from the coding sequence ATGAAACACTTACTCTCCTTTTCCTTTTTATTGATTTTAATATCCTGTGGACAGCCATCAAACAAACAAAGCATTGAAACTTCGATAGCTGATACTTGGGATGCAGAGACGAGAATTATTGAGCTTGGAATAAATCTTTCTCAGCCAAGTTCCCCTGTGGCAAATTATGTGAATGTTGTCAGAACGGGGAATCTGTTGTTTTTATCCGGTAAAGGGCCTGACCTTCCTGAAGGTGGGTATGTTACCGGAAAAGTCGGTCAAGACCTGACAATTGACGAAGGAAGGGAAGCTGCAAGATGGGTTGCAATTAGTCAGTTGGCTGTATTGAAAGCTGAGTTGGGTGACTTAAATAAAGTAAAGAGGATTGTAAAAGTTTTAGGAATGGTCAATTGCGGTCCCGATTTCACCAACCAACCTCAGGTAATTAACGGTTTTTCTGATTTGATGGTGGAAGTTTTTGGAGAAAAGGGCAAGCATGCCAGGTCAGCTGTAGGCATGAATGCTTTGCCATCAAATATTGCTGTTGAGGTAGAATTGATAGTGGAAGTGGAAGATTAA
- a CDS encoding homocysteine S-methyltransferase family protein, with amino-acid sequence MNRSELLISQANKKILILDGAMGTMIQRYKLTEADFRTPELINHPKPLKGNNDLLSLSRPDIIKAIHAAYLEVGADIIETNTFSGTSIAQEDYGLSHMAYEINFQSAKIAREVADEFTAKNPDKPRFVAGALGPTNRTASISPDVNDPGYRAITFDQLAEAYKEQVRGLLDGGSDILLVETIFDTLNAKAALFAIQEVFEERNIPLNPEEGGIPIMISGTITDASGRTLSGQTTEAFLISVSHVPLFSVGLNCALGAKELRPYLKVLADNAPFLVSAYPNAGLPNEFGQYDQGASEMAGQVEEFLKDGLINILGGCCGTTPEHIAAIAKTSEKYAPRKLEFVSTGDE; translated from the coding sequence ATGAATAGAAGCGAACTTTTGATTTCCCAAGCAAATAAAAAAATCCTTATTCTTGATGGCGCTATGGGCACCATGATTCAGCGATATAAATTGACTGAAGCGGATTTTAGAACTCCTGAATTGATAAATCATCCCAAACCCTTGAAAGGTAATAATGATTTATTATCCCTTTCCAGGCCGGATATTATCAAGGCAATACATGCCGCTTATTTGGAGGTGGGGGCAGACATTATTGAGACCAATACGTTTAGTGGTACCTCAATTGCTCAGGAAGACTATGGGCTTTCCCACATGGCCTATGAGATAAATTTCCAGTCTGCCAAAATTGCCAGAGAAGTTGCTGACGAATTTACTGCCAAAAACCCTGATAAGCCAAGATTTGTAGCAGGAGCTTTGGGACCTACCAATAGAACGGCCTCTATTTCTCCAGATGTCAATGACCCCGGATACAGAGCAATCACTTTTGATCAGCTTGCAGAAGCTTATAAAGAACAAGTTAGGGGTTTACTTGATGGAGGGTCTGATATTTTACTGGTTGAAACAATTTTTGATACCCTTAATGCCAAGGCTGCCTTGTTTGCCATACAGGAAGTCTTTGAAGAAAGAAACATTCCTTTAAATCCAGAAGAAGGGGGGATTCCAATTATGATTTCAGGAACCATAACGGATGCTTCAGGAAGGACATTGTCGGGGCAGACTACAGAAGCGTTTTTGATTTCCGTATCTCATGTGCCATTATTCAGTGTAGGATTGAACTGTGCTTTGGGTGCAAAAGAATTAAGGCCGTATTTGAAAGTTTTGGCTGATAATGCTCCTTTTCTTGTCAGCGCTTATCCCAATGCAGGTCTTCCGAATGAATTTGGACAATATGATCAGGGTGCATCCGAAATGGCAGGACAGGTCGAAGAATTCTTAAAAGATGGTTTGATCAATATCTTGGGGGGCTGTTGTGGAACTACACCGGAACATATAGCAGCAATAGCCAAAACATCAGAAAAATACGCTCCAAGAAAACTTGAATTTGTATCAACAGGAGATGAGTAA